ACCGTGGGCACTTGCTGGGCAGCCAGCCGCTGAGCTACACCAAGCTCGCCAGCCTGCTGGGGCAAGGCGCCGAGCTGTACACCACCCACCTGACCGATGGGTTTGGCTGGAGCGACTATCAGGCACTGCACGGGGAACGGGCGACACTGCTGTTTGCCCGCGATAACAGCGGCTGGGTGCATGTGGTCACGCCAGAGAGCGATTTGAAACCGCTTGCGGGATGGACCTTACTGGCAGTCATTCAGCCCGGTCAGGCCCAGGAACGCGCCGCATAAATCGCAGGCACAAAAAAGCAGCCCGCAGGCTGCTTTTTTCTGCATCGGGAACCTGGACTTAAGCCAGTTTTTCCTTGATGCGAGCTGCTTTACCGGACAGGTCACGCAGGTAGTACAGCTTGGCTTTGCGTACGTCACCGCGACGTTTCACAGCCATGCTGTCGATTTGCGGGCTGTAGGTCTGGAAAGTACGCTCTACGCCAACACCGTTGGAGATTTTACGAACAGTGAAAGCACTGTTCACACCACGGTTACGCTTGGCGATTACCACGCCTTCGAACGCTTGCAGACGCGAACGGTCGCCTTCCTTCACTTTCACCTGAACGACAATGGTGTCGCCCGGGGCAAAGGTAGGGATCTCTTTGGTCATCTGCTCTGCTTCGAGTGCAAGGATGATTTTGTTAGTCATGCTGTGCTCCTAAGGTAAGTCAATGGACCTACCATCGATACGTTGTTAACTATCGTCCCGCGCGAGGATGTATTCCTCGAGCAGCTTCTTCTCTTCTCCAGAAAGCGAGCGGCTATCCAGAAGATCGGCGCGTCGTTCATAGGTCCGACCAAGGGACTGCTGTAAACGCCAACGCCGGATGTGTGCGTGATTGCCACTTAGCAATACGTCGGGAACACGCTGATCCGCATACACCTCCGGTCGGGTGTAGTGCGGGCAATCCAGCAAACCATCCGTGAAGGAATCTTCCTCCGCGGAGTCCGCATGCCCTAAAGCTCCAGGCAGCAGTCGTGTAACCGCATCTATCAGGACCATCGCCGGCAGCTCGCCGCCAGACAGGACATAGTCCCCAATCGACCACTCTTCATCGACATGAGCCTCAATAAAACGCTCGTCAATGCCTTCATAGCGACCGGCAATCAGGATCAGTGCATCCTCATTCGCCAGTTCGCGGACCCCAGCCTGTTTCAGCTGACGGCCCTGAGGGGACAGGTAAATCACCTTCGCCTTCTCCCCGGCGGCTGCCTTGGCCTGAACCAATGCATCTTCCAGGGGCTTGATCTTCATCACCATGCCCGGGCCACCGCCAAATGGGCGATCGTCCACAGTGTGATGTCGATCCGTCGTGTAGTCTCGCGGGTTCCAACAGGTGAGCTGCAAGAGCCCCTGTTTCACCGCCCGACTGGTGATGCCGTACTCGCTGATGGCGGAGAACATCTCGGGAAACAAACTGATCACTTCAATGCGCAAATTAGCCACGCCTAGAAGTCCGCGTCCCATTCCACCTTCATCTCACCCGCTGCCAGGTCGACGGCCAACACGCACTGCCCGGTATAGGGCAACAGGCGTTCGCGATCATCCAGGCTGCCAGCGCAAGGCTTGACCACCATTACATCATTGGCGCCGGTTTCCAGAAGGTGATCGATTTTTCCGAGCAGTTGCCCGAGTTGATCAATAACCTTCAGACCTTCAAGCTGGTACCAGTAGTACTCGCCGTCGGTCAATTCAGGGAACAGGTTGCGCGGCACGCAGATCTCATAACCGGCCAGAAGACGCGCTTCTTCACGATCATCAAGACCCTTGAGCTTTGCGACCAGGAACTTGTCGCTCCCGCGTCCACTGACCAGCTCGACCTGTTTCACGCTGCCTTCGCGCTTGAGCGTCCAGGTTTTGTACTGCAACAGGTTTTCGGTCGGATCAGTAAAGGAATACACCTTCACTTCGCCGCGAACGCCATGAACAGAGTAAATCTTGCCGATAACGATCAAATCATCAGCAACAGCTGGCGTCGCGTTCATATTGCTCAGGCTGCGGCCTTAGCCGAGTCTTTCAACAGCTTGGCAACGCGCTCGGATGGCTGTGCACCAACGCTCAGCCAGTAGGCTACGCGCTCTTGGTTCACGGACAGACGAACTTCCTGACCGCGAGCGATCGGGTTGAAGAAACCAACTTGTTCCTTGTGAGAGCCGTCACGTGGGTTGCGGCTGTCAGTTACGGTCAAGTGGTAAAACGGGCGCTTTTTGGAGCCGCCAAGGGCAAGACGGATTGTTAGCATGTGAACATCGTTCCTGTAGTCGGTGCTGCAAATCTAAATGCACAGCGGGCATAGGTGCCCGAAAGGCCGCATATTCTAAGGAATATCCGGACTTTTGCAAATGTCTTTTTCCGGCGCCTACCAGCGTGCCATTCAGATCTGCTATAGAGCCGTCGGTTAAAACGGCAAGTCAGCGCCCGCCAATGGCGGGTTTGCTGGAGATCCCGCATCCCTGCGGGTCGAAGCGCAAGCAGGGCCTGCGCTCGAATTCTTTACATCTTGGGCATGCCGCCGCCGGGCAACATACCGCCCATGCCGCGCATCATCTTGGCCATACCGCCCTTGGCGGAGAATTTCTTCATCATCTTCTGCATCTGCTTGTGCTGCTTGATCAAGCGACCGATGTCCTGCACCTGGGTACCGGAACCCATGGCGATCCGGCGTTTGCGCGAACCGCTGATCAGCTCAGGGTCGCGGCGCTCGGCCGGGGTCATGGAGTTGATGATGGCTTCCATCTGCTTGAACTGCTTTTCTGCCGCGCCCTGGGCATTGCCCATTTGCGCCAGGTTTACGCCGCCGATGTTCGGCAGCTTGTCCATCAGGCCGCCGAGGCCGCCCATGTTCTTCATCTGTTGCAGCTGATCGCGGAAGTCTTCAAGGTCGAAGCCCTTGCCCTTCTTCAGCTTTTTGGCAAGCTTGTCGGCCTTGTCCTTGTCGAGCGTGGCTTCGGCCTGCTCGATCAGGCTGAGCACGTCGCCCATGCCGAGGATGCGCGAGGCGATACGCTCGGGGTGGAACGGCTCGAGCGCGTCGCTCTTCTCGCCCATACCGATGAATTTGATCGGCTTGCCGGTGATGGCACGTACCGACAGCGCGGCACCGCCACGGGCATCGCCGTCGACCTTGGTGAGGATCACACCGGTCAACGGCAATGCATCACCGAAGGCCTTGGCGGTGTTGGCCGCATCCTGGCCGGTCATGGCGTCAACCACGAACAGCGTCTCGACCGGGTTGATCGCGGCATGCAGCGCCTTGATCTCGCCCATCATCTCTTCATCGATGTGCAGGCGACCGGCGGTATCGACAATGACCACGTCGATGAACTTGAGTTTTGCTTCTTTAATCGCCGCGTTGGCGATGTCGACCGGCTTCTGGCTCAGGTCCGAGGGGAAGAAGGTCACGCCCACTTCGCCCGCAAGCATTTCCAGCTGCTTGATGGCCGCCGGACGGTACACGTCGGCCGACACCACCATCACCGACTTCTTCTTGCGCTCTTTAAGGAAGCGCGCCAGCTTGCCGGCGGTGGTGGTTTTACCCGCGCCCTGCAGACCGGCCATCAAGACGACGGCCGGAGGCACGGCGCTGAGGTTCAGGTCTTCGTTGGCCGCGCCCATCAGGCTTTCGAGTTCGGCCTGGACGATCTTCACGAACGCCTGGCCCGGGGTCAGGCTGCGCGACACTTCAGTGCCGACCGCACGTTCCTTGACCGAGTTGACGAAATCCTTCACCACCGGCAAGGCCACGTCGGCTTCCAGCAACGCCATGCGCACTTCACGCAGGGTGTCTTTAATATTGTCCTCGGTCAGCTTGGCCTTGCCGGTGACATGGCGCAGCGTCTGCGAGAGACGGTCAGTCAGGTTTTCAAACATGCGCGATCCTTTCAGGCCCTATTCAACGATATGCATTGGTAGACCGAGGTAATGGCGGCCCAGGCTGCGGTAAATCGCTATTAAACATAGCGCTCGGCGAGCCTGCAGCGTGGGCAGGTCGCGGATTATAGCGAAGACTGCGCCCATGCACACCCGCTGTCTGGTGCGGGAGTCTTTCGTGCAGCGCGGGTGTGTGCCAAACTCAGCGCCTTTCGGGCTTGTCTATCAGGATTTATGCTCCCCTTGTCACCCAGTTTGCTATCCAGTCTCGCCGCCGCCATCGTGTATGCCGCTGCGACCCTCTATCAGGGCACTCGTCTGGCCCAAGGCGCCAAAGCGGACAAACGTCTGCTGACAGGCCTTGGCGTCCTCGCCCTGCTGGCCCATGCCGCCAGTCTGTTTACGCACCTGATGACCCCGGTGGGCCTGGGCCTGGATTTTTTCAGCGCCGCCAGCCTGATCGCCGCCGCCGTCATCGCACTGACACTGCTGGCGTGCTACCGGATTCCGGTCGAAAACCTGCTCGTACTGCTGTTCCCGCTGGGCATGCTCACGGTGCTGCTGGCGCAATTCGCCCCCACCGGCACCGTACAGGTGATCGATGAAGAGCCGGGCATTCTCGCGCATATCCTGTTGTCGATCCTCGCCTACGGCATGTTCACCATTGCAGTGTTCCAGTCCCTGCTGGTGCTGCTGCAAGACCACCAGCTCAAGCACAAGCACCCGTCCGGGCTGATCAAGAACTTCCCACCGCTGCAAACCATGGAAAGCCTGCTGTTCGGGTTCCTGTGGGCCGGCTGGACCTTGTTGTCGCTGTCGCTGATCTCCGGCTGGCTGTTCGTCGAGAACCTGTTCGCCCAGCACCTGGTGCACAAGACCTTGCTGGCCTGCCTGGCCTGGATCGTGTTCAGTGTGTTGCTGTGGGGCCGCAACCGCCTCGGCTGGCGCGGGCACAAGGCTATCCGCTGGACCCTGGCCGGTTTCTGCTTGCTGATGCTGGCCTATTTCGGCAGCAAGCTGGTTCGCGAATACATCCTGCATATCTGACGAGCGGCGATCATGGACAACTTGCCCCTTGGGCCGATGCTCGCCGTAATTGCCCTGCTGATTTTATGGGCGGCGCTGTTTACCGCCATCGAAGCAGCACAGCAACATCTGTTGGCCCTGCGCCCAGGCACCCGCCAGGGTGACAAGGCTGCCGCACGCCTGAGCTTCCCGCGCCACAGCCTGATCCTGTGCAACAGCCTGTGCCGCGCAGCCGTGGTCATTCTCTGCACACTGCTGGCGATCTACGCCTGGGCGCAGAACGGGCCATGGCTGGGCTGGCTGATCGCCTGCGCGCTGCTGCTGATCCTCGCCGACTACCTGCCCCGCGCCCTGGCCACCCGCAATCCGCACGCCATCCTGGGTTTCGGCAATGCGCTTTTGGGCGTACCGCTGAAAATCCTCTATCCCGCGGCCTGGCTGCTCAATGGCATCAGCCTGATGTTGCTGCGCCCGTTCGCGCGCAAGGCCGGCGTGGTGAAAAACAGCGACGAACCCTCGTCCGAGCACCACGACGAACCGCAACATGATGCCGATCAAGCGCATATGCCCGGCATGCCCGGCATCCATGCCCTGGACAACATCACCGTCAATGACATCCTGGTGCCGCGCAGTGAAGTGGACGGCATCAACCTGGATGACGCGATCGAAGACATCATCGAACAACTGCGCACTTCCCAGCGCACGCGGCTGCCGGTGTTCCACAGCGACATCAACCAGGTCGAAGCGGTGCTCAACACACGGCAGGTCCAGCATCTGCTGGCCGACGCCAGCCTGACCAAGGAAGCACTGCTGGCCGCCTGCCACGAACCCTACTTCGTGCCGGAAAGCACACCGTTGCAGCTGCAACTGCTCAATTTCCACAAGCAGCAGCGTCGCCTGGGCATGGTGGTGGACGAGTACGGCGAAGTGCTGGGCATCGTGACCCTGGAAGACATCCTGGAAGAAATCGTCGGCGAATTCGAAAGCGATCAGACGGTGGATAACCCGCACATCGAAGCCCAGCCCGATGGCCGCTACATCATCGACGGCGCAGCTTCGATCCGTGAACTGAACAAAAGCCTGGGCTGGCACCTGCCCAGCGACGGCCCCAAGACCCTCAATGGCCTGGTGACCGAGGCGCTGGAGACGATTCCAGACTGCGCGGTGTGCCTGAAGATTGGCCGCTATCGCCTGGAAATCCTCGAGACCGAGGACAACCGGGTAAGCAAGGTGCTGATCTGGCATACCAGCCACGTGCCCGTCGCCGCATAACCTTCTATAAAACCACAATCCAATGTGGGAGGGGACTTGCCCCCGATAGCGGTGTGTCAGTCACTGCATCAGGTGACTGACACACCGCTATCGGGAGCAAGCCCCCTCCCACATGTTGATTTGCGGCGCGGCTGTCACTTGTTGTAACTGCGAACCTCTTCCTATAATCCCTGCGGCTTACCCAAGCCCCCGCCCGACCGCGTGCTACCCGCACTCAGCGCGTCCAGGCAGCGCTTTACCATGTCTGACCGGTGTTTGCTCCCATCCCGAGCCGCTCCGCGCACACCCCTGATCCATGGGTGTACGACCAATAATAATCCGCGTCCAAACGCGCAATGACCGTCAGGGATTACCGCCATGAGCACGACCTATAACCAGGCCGCAACCGCCGCCCCGACCAACTCGACGGCCCGCGTTGCGACCGCGAGCATCGTCGGCACCGCCATCGAGTTCTACGACTTCTATATCTACGCCACGGCTGCCGCGCTGGTGATCGGCCCGGTGTTCTTCCCGCAGACGTCCGGCACCGCCCAGATGCTGGCGTCGTTCCTGACTTTCGGCATCGCTTTTATCGCCCGCCCGCTGGGCTCGGCGCTGTTCGGCCACTTTGGCGACCGTATCGGCCGCAAGTCGACACTGGTGGCCTCGCTGCTGCTGATGGGCGTGTGTACCACCCTGATCGGCTTGCTGCCCGGCTACGACAGCATTGGCGCCTGGGCACCGATCCTGTTGTGTGTATTGCGCTTCGGCCAAGGCTTGGGGCTGGGAGGGGAATGGGGTGGCGCAGCCTTGCTGGCGACCGAGAACGCGCCCAAAGGCAAACGCGCCTGGTTCGGTATGTTCCCGCAACTGGGCCCGTCGATTGGCTTTTTGGCGGCCAATGGTTTGTTCCTGATTCTGGCCATGAGCCTGAACGACGAGCAGTTCCGCAGTTGGGGCTGGCGCATTCCGTTCATCCTCAGCGCGGCGCTGGTGATGGTCGGCCTGTACGCACGGCTCAAGCTGCACGAGACGCCCGTATTCGCCAATGCCGTGGCCCATGAAAAACCGGTGAAGGTGCCGCTGGTGGAACTGTTCAGCCAGCATTGGTTGCCGGTGCTGCTGGGCGCCGCGTCGATGGTGGTGTGCTATGCGCTGTTCTATATCACCACGGCGTTTTCCCTGAGTTACGGGGTGTCGACCCTCGGCTACAGCCGCGAAACCTTCCTCGGTCTGCTGTGTTTTGCGGTGCTGTTCATGGGCCTGGCGACGCCGTTGGCGGCGCTGGCCAGCGACCGCTACGGGCGCAAGCCGGTGCTGATCGTCGGCGCGATCCTGGCGATGCTGTCGGGCTTTACCATGGAGCCGCTGCTGACCCACGGTTCGACCTGGGCCGTGGCGCTGTTCCTGGCGCTGGAGCTGTTCCTGATGGGCGTGACCTTCGCGCCGATGGGTGCGCTGCTGCCGGAACTGTTCCCGACCCGCGTGCGTTATACCGGCGCGTCGGCGGCGTACAACCTGGGTGGGATCGTGGGCGCGTCGGCGGCACCGTTCTTCGCGACCAAGCTGGTGGCGATGGGCGGGCTGAGTTATGTCGGGGGGTATGTGTCGGCGGCAGCGTTGCTGAGCTTGATTGCGGTGCTGTGCCTGAAGGAGACGCGGGATAATGATTTGAACAAGGTCGCCTGATAGTCAAAAACTGTAGGAGCGAGCTTGCTCGCGAAAAAGGTACATCCGACATCGCAAGGTGCCTGAAATACCTTCGCGAGCAAGCTCGCTCCTACAGGGGCCGTTTTAGAGCTCTACAACAATGGCCTGGGAAGCCCGGGTCGCCTTGGCCCGAGCAGCCTCAATCGACTCATCCCGTGCCAGCGCCACGCCCATACGGCGCTGGCCGTTCACTTCTGGCTTGCCAAACAGACGCAACGCCGTATCCGGCTCGCTCAACGCAGCACCCAGGTTGGCGAACGCGGTCTGGGTCGACTGCCCCTCCACCAGAATCACCGCCGAAGCCGAAGGCCCGAACTGGCGGATCAACGGGATCGGCAGGCCCAGGATGGCGCGAGCGTGCAACGCAAACTGCGACAGGTCTTGAGAAATCAGGGTCACCAGGCCGGTGTCATGGGGGCGCGGCGAGACTTCGCTGAACCACACCTGATCGCCCTTGATGAACAATTCCACGCCGAACAGGCCGCGACCACCGAGGGCCTCGGTCACTGCCTTGGCAACCCGCTCGGATTCGGCCAGGGCAACCGGGCTCATGGCCTGTGGCTGCCAGGACTCCTGATAGTCGCCCTTCTCCTGGCGGTGGCCGACCGGCGCGCAGAACGTAGTGCCGTCGACATGGCGCACAGTCAGCAAAGTGATTTCGTAGTCGAAATCGATAAAGCCTTCGATGATCACCCGGCCTTTGCCCGCACGCCCGCCTTCCTGGGCATAGTCCCAGGCTTTCTGCACATCGTCCGCGCTGCGCAGCAGGCTCTGGCCCTTGCCCGACGAACTCATCACTGGCTTGACCACACACGGGAAACCCAGGTCCTGCACGGCCTTGCTGTAGTCTTCGAAGGTGTCGGCGAAATGGTACGGCGAGGTCGGCAGGTCCAGCTCTTCAGCGGCCAGGCGACGGATGCCTTCGCGGTTCATGGTCAGCGAGGTGGCGCGCGCGGTCGGGATCACGGTGAAGCCTTCGGCTTCCAGCTCAACCAGGGTCGCCGTGGCGATGGCTTCGATTTCCGGCACGATAAAATGCGGCTTCTCCGCCTCGATCACCGCGCGCAACGCGGCACCATCGAGCATGTTGATCACATGGCTGCGGTGCGCCACCTGCATGGCCGGCGCATTGGCGTAGCGATCCACGGCAATCACTTCAACGCCCAGGCGTTGCAGTTCGATTACCACTTCCTTGCCCAGCTCACCGCAGCCACACAGCAAAACGCGGGTCGCGGTTGGCGACAATGGAGTTCCGATTCGGGTCATCTCAGGTCCTCAGGGGAGCGGATCATGGGGAGAAAGGCCGGCATTTTACATGAACTGCAAAAATTGGCCTCAGTTGGCGACAGCGCGGCGGCGGATGCGCCAGGCCATGATCAACCACACTGCGGTGACACCGGCGAATTTCGACACCAGCGCAGTGCCCGCCACGGCTGGGGTCAGTGCGCCGATCAGGCCGAAGAAGATAAAGGTATCCAGGGGAATGCTCAGCGCCGAACTTATCCACAGGCGGTCGTGCAGCGGGCGCCGGGTGATGCTGAACACCAGCCAGTCGATGCACTCGGACACCGCGAACGCCGTGGCACTGGCCAGGGCGATGGACGGATCGGAAGTGATGTAGGACAGCACCAGCGCCGCCAGCATGGCGATGATCGCGCCGTGGCCGAAGCGGGTTTGCACCATGTCGCGCAGGATGAAGACCAGGCCACCCCAGGCGGACCAGATCACGTCCAGGTGCGGGGCGGTGGAGAAGGCGAAGTTGATCAGCACGACGCTGCTGATGTAGGCGATCAGGAAGAGCATGGGGATGGAACCTGTGGGTAATGCCGCACAGGGTACACAATTACAGGGAGGTCGTCTGGGAGGGCCTCATCGGGGGCAAGCCCCCTCCCACCTTTTGAACTGTGAACACATTCAAGTGTGGGAGGGGGCTTGCCCCCGATAGCGGTAGTTCAGGCACCGGATTTCCCAGGCATCATCCACACTAACCCACCCGCCACCGCCCGCTCATGACACAACCCCAACACCACCCGGCGCTCGGCATTGTCCATGCGGCTCCAACGCGTAATCTCGTCAACCGTACGCTGGCAGCCAGTACAAATGTCATCATCGTCCAGCGCGCAAATACTCACGCACGGCGAGGCAACCGGCCGTTCAACCGCACTCATTGTTCCTGCTCAACCAGGTCCCGCGCATACCGCTGCGAATTGTGCACATAGTGCGCGGCACTGGCTTCGAGCATGCGTTTTTGCGCCTCGGTCAGCTCACGCACCACCTTGCCCGGTGAGCCCATCACCAGCGAACCGTCGGGAATTTCCTTGCCTTCGCCGATCAGCGAGTTCGCGCCGATGATGCAGTGCTTGCCAATCTTGGCGCCGTTGAGAATCACCGCATTGATGCCGATCAGGCTGTAGTCATCGACAGTGCAGCCGTGCAGCATGGCGTTATGGCCGACGGTCACGCCGGTGCCGAGGGTCAGCGGGTAGCCCATGTCGGTGTGCATCACACTGCCGTCCTGCACGTTGCTGTTCTTGCCGATCAGGATCAGTTCGTTGTCGCCACGCAATACCGCGTTGAACCAGACGTTGGCGCCCTCCTCCAGCTTGACCTTGCCCACCAGCGTGGCATTCGGTGCTACCCAACTGTTGGGATGCGTCTCGACGCGGGCGTCGCCCAGGCGGTATTTCATGGTCTTCCCTCACGGCTGCGCCATTCAAACGATGGCTTAGATATTGATGAAGCTCTTGGGTGGCTGGTGCAGGCTGATCTTGGCGTCGTCGTAAAGCAGGTTGATCAGCTCGACGATCATGATTGCCGTCAAGCCCCAGATCTTGTATTCGCCGAACCGGTAGCTGGGCACATACCAACTGCGGCCCTGATAGTCGATGCGGTGGGTATGCTCGCGAGGGTCCTGGCGAAAGAACTCCAGGGGCACGCTGAACACAGCCGCGATTTCGGCGTCGTTGGCCAGGTACTCGACGTAGTCGGGGATCACACCCACATAGGGCGTTACACGGATGCCGTGCAGGGAGATCAGCGGGCTCAACGGACCAATGACCTCGACCAGCCCCGGCGGCAGGCCGATTTCTTCTTCGGCTTCGCGCAGGGCGGTAAAGATCAGGTCCGGGTCTTCGGGGTCGCGGCGCCCGCCGGGAAAGGCCACTTCGCCGCCATGGGTCGACAGGCCGCTGGCGCGCAGGGTCAGGATCAGCTCGGGTTCGTCACTGCGGGTAATCGGTACCAGCACTGCGGCCTCGGGGAAACGCCCGTCGGTCTCCAGGGTGTGGGGAGTGTGATTGCTTACCCGGCGAAGTAGCTCGTCCAGCATGAGTCATCTCGGTCTGTTGGCTACCTTGCATCATGCACCAAAGCGAGCAGGCGCCCAACCCCAAAACCACCGGCGTGTCGCGAAACGACAACTTGCAGGAACGCCTGGCACCAAGCCAAGATGTGCCCACTCTCCAGGAACCCCAGCATGAATTTCTGCAGCCAGTGCGGTAAACCGGTCACCCAACGCATTCCCGAAGGCGACGCACGCCTGCGCTATGTGTGCGACCACTGCTCGACCATCCATTACCAGAACCCCAACATCGTCGCCGGTACCGTACCGGTATGGGGCGACAAAGTGCTGCTGTGCCGCCGTGCCATCGAACCGCGCCTGGGTTACTGGACCCTGCCTGCGGGCTTTATGGAAAACGGCGAAACCGTCGAACAGGCGGCCATGCGCGAGACACTGGAAGAAGCCTGCGCCCGGGTGCGCAACCTGAGCCTCTATACCTTGATCAATGTGCCGCACATCAGCCAGGTGCACATCTTCTACCGCGCCGAGCTGATCGACCTGGACTTCGCCGCCGGCCAGGAAAGCCTGGAAGTGAAACTGTTCGATGAAGCCGATATCCCTTGGTCCGAGCTGGCTTTCCGCACGGTCGGGCGTACCTTAGAATGCTTCTTCGCTGACCGTCGCCAACAGGCCTACCCGGTGCGCAGCGAGTCCGTGCCACCGCTGTCCAAGCCCGCCCAATAACACGCCGGCCGAGCGTCGCCAAAGGGATACCGTTTCAATGCGTTGGTTGCTTGCTCTGATCTGCCTGTCGTTCGCTGCCCTGTCCTCGGCCTCCACGGTGCAAACCCTGGGCGGCAAACCGGTCGAAAAAGTCCTGGTGCTCAAATCCGCCCACCAGTTGCAGTTGATCAACGACGGCAAGCCCCTCAAGACCTATCGCATATCCCTGGGTAAAAACCCGAAAGGTCACAAACTGATCGAGGGCGACCGCCGCACTCCCGAGGGCTTCTACTGGATCGACTGGCGCAAGACCAGCGAGCGGTTCAACCTGGCCATGCACATCTCCTACCCCAATATCAGCGACGCCGCCCGCGCGCGCCGCGAAGGGGTGAAACCGGGCAGCATGATCATGATCCACGGCACGCCCGACACCGAGGACTACCCGGAACAGTGGTTCCACACCCTGGACTGGACCGACGGCTGCATCGGCATGCGCAATGTGGACATGCGCGAAGTCTGGAGCCTGGTCAAGGACGGCACCCTGATCGAGATTCGGCCCTGACCGGC
This genomic stretch from Pseudomonas orientalis harbors:
- a CDS encoding gamma carbonic anhydrase family protein — its product is MKYRLGDARVETHPNSWVAPNATLVGKVKLEEGANVWFNAVLRGDNELILIGKNSNVQDGSVMHTDMGYPLTLGTGVTVGHNAMLHGCTVDDYSLIGINAVILNGAKIGKHCIIGANSLIGEGKEIPDGSLVMGSPGKVVRELTEAQKRMLEASAAHYVHNSQRYARDLVEQEQ
- a CDS encoding CoA pyrophosphatase, encoding MLDELLRRVSNHTPHTLETDGRFPEAAVLVPITRSDEPELILTLRASGLSTHGGEVAFPGGRRDPEDPDLIFTALREAEEEIGLPPGLVEVIGPLSPLISLHGIRVTPYVGVIPDYVEYLANDAEIAAVFSVPLEFFRQDPREHTHRIDYQGRSWYVPSYRFGEYKIWGLTAIMIVELINLLYDDAKISLHQPPKSFINI
- a CDS encoding NUDIX hydrolase codes for the protein MNFCSQCGKPVTQRIPEGDARLRYVCDHCSTIHYQNPNIVAGTVPVWGDKVLLCRRAIEPRLGYWTLPAGFMENGETVEQAAMRETLEEACARVRNLSLYTLINVPHISQVHIFYRAELIDLDFAAGQESLEVKLFDEADIPWSELAFRTVGRTLECFFADRRQQAYPVRSESVPPLSKPAQ
- a CDS encoding L,D-transpeptidase family protein; amino-acid sequence: MRWLLALICLSFAALSSASTVQTLGGKPVEKVLVLKSAHQLQLINDGKPLKTYRISLGKNPKGHKLIEGDRRTPEGFYWIDWRKTSERFNLAMHISYPNISDAARARREGVKPGSMIMIHGTPDTEDYPEQWFHTLDWTDGCIGMRNVDMREVWSLVKDGTLIEIRP